A section of the Triticum dicoccoides isolate Atlit2015 ecotype Zavitan chromosome 7A, WEW_v2.0, whole genome shotgun sequence genome encodes:
- the LOC119331336 gene encoding mitochondrial import receptor subunit TOM9-2-like translates to MASSSAVSKRGDAGGVLAAISRSSVAAHGREAAAVAGKLLRSTGKAAWIAGTTFLVLVVPLIIEMDREQQMVDLDLQQQALLGSPPPLAK, encoded by the coding sequence ATGGCGTCGTCCTCTGCTGTGAGCAAgcgcggcgacgcgggcggcgtcCTGGCTGCGATCTCGCGGTCCTCGGTGGCGGCGCACGGTCGCGAGGCCGCGGCTGTGGCGGGGAAGCTGCTGCGGAGCACGGGGAAGGCGGCGTGGATCGCCGGGACGACCTTCCTGGTGCTGGTCGTGCCGCTCATCATCGAGATGGACCGCGAGCAGCAGATGGTCGACCTCGACCTCCAGCAGCAGGCTCTTCTCggctcgccgccgcccctcgccaaaTAA